TTTAACAAATTCGAGAATACTCAAATCTAACATCTGCGTTTTTGTATGCTTCCAGAGGCAACAAATAAGTTAGCACACTCAATTAGAGGGCTTATTGAATTTAAGTGAGTGGATTAGGTAAGTTTCAATCATTTTCTCTTAGAGACTAGAAAACTGCAGCACAGTTTTAACAAATTCATCTGGACCTTTGTATGGAAACTTAATGCatctttattataattttatcaatTCATGGATGCATTTGCAGAGATAATCACTCGAAAGAAAATTTGTTTAATCAATGGCTGATATTTCTCCAGGTTTCAATCATAAGTATTTGGATATAATGACATGTTATTGTTTCATTTTGGAACCTATGAACCAAAATGTTGCTACCATATGTTGTAGGTTTGGATGAGGCATAAGGATAATGTGGTGATGCTTATGGAACTATGTCATTTTTGCGTCAAGTTATCGAAGAATGATGAATAAAGAAGAAATTGAACTCTTGCTTTCCTAAGTTCTCAAACTGATCAAGTCTGTTGCACGTTCTTTTGAGTATGTGATTTCTCATTATCTCATCTTGCTAAAATTCCTTATTTCAGAGACAATTGTAGATTTgtttatttgtctttttaaaAACTCTGAAGATTTAGTTTTCCTTTACTATATATACACTTATTGTACATTACTATCTTATATATGATGCTTAACAGTTCTATAAATAACAATTCTGTCTATATGTCAGAGTCAAAGGAACAATGAGATCATGACTTTAGTGTGATGAACTAGGCAATGTGGTTTAAGATTTTTTCCTATATTGAATGAAAATGCCGGTACATACATActtaataattgttaaaaatcTGGATACAGGTTGCTGAAAAGAAAAGAGGTAGAAGAATAGGAGGAACATCTCAGTAGATGAAATAACTCCAATTTTCAAAGAGGGCAAAGACCAAGAAATGAGTCAAAGAGGGCAAACATCTCAGCTATTGTTAATGTTGTAATCTAGACAGTAGTATTTAAATACACATGCATTGTAAGGGAACTGCAGCTGCTCTGCAGTCAGAGACGTAAGCAATATTGGCTGAACTTAGTTATCAAACATCGTGTGCTCATTATCTGCAAGTTCAACACGTATCATGAGGCCAACAAATTAAGTCACATATGTTTGTATAAATTTCTAAGGAATATGTCTGTTAACCTTCGAACTTTCTTTTTAGTTCTTGATTTTGTCTCTTGTTCTATACTTCTATCTTAGATGATATGAGCATTGTCATCTGTTATGCGATTTTctagttttcttttttcttgtttctctCGTTTTATTGGGATAAACTGTTTTTATTGATCTAGAAAAGTTTTAGGCGAGTTGGATTATGTGACTCTAGAATAAGAGTTTTCACATTGATGGTTGGAGTTTTttggacaaaaataaaataatattcattcctacatcaaataaaatcatatattcAACATCGTTAAAAACGTATAGGGTGAATCTGCGAATAAACTCATAACATTTAAGTTAATAGCATAGGGCAAAATGTCTACAAATAATATGCTAAACTTTGAATTACTACAACCACCTTTCCCTGGAAACCGGAGGATTAACACCTAAAAACATTGAGACAGCTCTCTATCAAGAACTGAAGGAATATATAGAGTTGATCTTGGACATTCAAAGCCAAAATTTTTGCAAGACGCGGTCATGTTGTCGAGTTTTGCTTTCAAAGATtgtatataaaatagaaaaatgagaACTAGAGAAGGCATTGCCCTTGCTTTCATAGACCATTTTAAACTTCTTAGtttgttgatatttttgaaGAATTTTGGTTTCCTATATAAGTTTAGTAGTTTAATAGAAACTTATAATGTTGCTTTCTTTAAAATGTAATTGAGATTAGGAAATATAACTATTGACTCATTTCTAGTTACTGGTGTTGATTGTATTTATTTTCTGAAATAGAATACTTGTGTCCATTTAGACTTCATCTTTGTCTCTAATTAGAAGATCTTATTCTCATTTTATTTGTTTCACACACTAAAATAATATATCTCTCTATAAAATTcttaacaaaaacaataaaaatatcaaaattaattttcacacTTTTAAATTGGTAGAATattatccttaaaaaaaattccaccTTAAAAGCATAGTAGttttatactccctccatcctcAATCTTGAGAGGTTTTCCTCAAGTGATTTCAAAGACCTCTTCAATAAAGGGTTGGTTGAAAAACTTGAAATCACACTAAATTCTATCAATCAATTGTTGGATGATGCAGAGAAAAAACAATAGAAATGGCTTGATCATCTAAAACATGAGGTATATGAAGTAGATCAATTATTGGATGAGACTGCTACAAATGCAAAGCAAAAGGTCAAGGTGAAAAGCTTCGTTTCAACTTTGACTAATCGATTTGAGTCTAGGATCAAAGATTTGCTAGACAAGTTAAAACATCTTGCAGAGCAAAATGATGTGTTGGAATTGACACAAAGAAGTTGCATTAGTATTAAAGGTGCAATTAGCTTGTGTCAATCCTAAggatataagaaaatatttccGCGAACCCCAGTGCCAAGTTGAAATAGCTAAAAGGAAATACAAATTAAAAGGATTAAAAGATTTTCAGTTGTTTTGCTTTGCACAAAACAagtgatttgtttgtttttttacagCAAAGAAAGTAGAAAAGCTCTATTTTGAATTTACATTACAAGAATCAAAAGACACTAGAAtctatactaaataaatcatctCTTAAGACAAATTTCAACTAATGAATGTTAGAAGAGAATAAATGACAGATTAATTTCTATAGTATCTTCTATTTTATGCAGCCACGAGTCACAGAACCAGTGGCTGAGTTACATGCACTTTCACATGTaaaacaaatacaaatagtacaccTATGttttacaaaaatacatatGATTCAGGTTTTGGTATAAATGATAACAGACTCTCGCCAAATAATTCAAACACTGGTGGCAGCAATTGTCCTGCATCTATGTCATCCTTCCAAGCCTGAGCTAGAATGGAAGAGGAAGTGTTGTATTCTTTGGATAGTTGACGACCCATTGTTGATGACATGCCGGCGTTTGAATTAGAAACTCCCATCATGGGGGAATATCCACTTGTTGACCCTTGCATGTTGTCAACTGACATGGAATTCATTGGTACCATAGTCCCAGTAACACCTGTGCAAATTTCAAGGTTGTCAACTTTATGATTCTCGATCACAAAAACGAGTTAATTCACATGTAAACTCTAACAAGATTAGTAAACTCTCGATTTTACTAGTAGTTTACAATTCTAGATTTATTTGACCTTATAATGTAAATTTTTGGTCATTATTTTTGAAATGTGGTCTAGTTACTTCTGTACTGTAATatatattggttttttttttttttgaaacgtaatatatattggttttaaaatgtaaaattttggtcaatattattttataacaaatatttttctatttataaataGTTATGCTTTACTTTGGAGATGAAATATTGATTATTGTTTGTTTTAACAGTATTTATCTATGTTATTTGATATTAGGCAAACTCTTACGGTATTTATTTATGCTTTATGTTTACCTTCATTAATTGGAGATTAAAGATATAGCATTACTATCAGAAGATTAACAACATACTTCAAGGTTACTGTTAAGGGTGCTAATAAAGAGTATCACCGACTAATTTGTTTTATCGAAAATGTTTTCCATTCGCCATATCTTTTTAACCCTTTTAGTGTTTATTTccttttaatattaaaatttaaaatatagcttaactaaacaaaaattatcCATTCCAGAGAAAAGGTTTATTGCTTCAAAAACATTTTAACTTACAAGGATTGACTGAAAAACAATAGTTATGCATCAAAATAAAGTCAAACCTGGCATTGCAACCATGGCTTTTCCATTGCCAATTGAAGTAGCACGAGTTGGAGGGGGAAGCAAACTGCTGAATCTTTTGACCTTTTCATGCATATTTTGGCCTACTGCACACTGAAAGGTTTATGACTTCGGTAATTAGGTAAAAGATGTTCAGTAAAAAACAAATAGATTCATGCATAATCAAAACTAGGTGTGGTGCCACGTCATTCAATGAGAATTAAGAACACATCAAATTGAATGTGACAACACATCATTGGATAACAGTATTTTCTTTTTGGATTGTATCAACATTAAACTcaattacaaaaattataacTCACCAGCAAGGCTCCGTAGACTTGCCATGCTTCTTgcctttttatttcatttttttgcttCTCAAGTTGCATTTCTGGCTCAAGAAGATGCATATATGGCTCGAGATTTGGAAGTATAAGCAAGCGAACCTACTCAAAAGAAAGAGCATTATCAATTAATTGGCATACACAATTAGATGTTCTAAATCACAGCATAAAAGTCACCCATTAACtccaaaggaaaaaaaaagttaaggttGTAAAGAGTAACATGTGTTAACAACAGATGCATAGATTTGAGATAGTAACACCACATCAAGGAAGGATAGCATCATAAAAACAATGAGACCAATTTTACAACCACAAATGTTATCTACCAGTCCACTCTGCTAATATTAAAACACATAGGATTGAAGATATATACCAGTCTTGATCCAAGAGCTGTTATTCCTTTAATTGCACCATAGTGTTGAGGTAGAGCTTTTGTAGGATCCAAGAAAGAATGAAGAAATGTCTTTGTCACACGCGGCTGAAGATTGTGATACATATGCCCAAATCTGTAAAATTCAGACAAGCACGTAAAtactcaaaaaaatataaatgatgcATATAAGCAACAGCCTCAATAGCCAGCTTTTAACGTTAACCATATTGCCCAGCATTACAAGTTGACCTTCTCATTTCTCTTTTTTGTACCTATTACCTCAAATATGCATTAAATTCCGATTTAATGAAGTCAAAAGAGATGAGAACTATCAAGTtcaattataattaaatgagCACTGCTACATTTTATAATCTTATCATCTATAGAAAGAAGGTCCGCACCTTTTGCATATCAAAGCCACAAGATTAGCACTAAAGTCCCTAAGCTCCCAGTGATTATCAGACAGTCTGTTTCCAATCCTTTTTGCAACAATGCAAGTAATGATAGGCGGCATCAATTGGTGTAACTGGTAGAATTCgacaaaaaaattagatatcaacTGAAACTCAAAAGACATATGTATTAAAGCTCAGgtttcaataaacaacaactGCCCTTAAGTCTTTGCTTCAGTAGTTCAGATATATCCAAAATTTTGATGAAGTCATTATGTTACAAAATAACAGATCAATGATAAACTTCAACCCTACAACCTCATGAGCATTGTCATAGAAGGCAATAATCATCTGAAGTTGATGAAATTTAGAtgcaaaaacaattaaaatagtaCCATACTTACATAAAGTTCTATATGTATGTGAGGATTTCGCAAAAGGCTCCGCACAAGGCGCATCAAGGcagataaaatatttaaattatttaaattccTTGCCACCTGATATGACAgggaaaaaagataaaaatgagTGCTTAAAAGTCTATTTCACACCATATATAAGAAGTTTAACCAAAAAGTGCAACAGATATAAACTTGTCAATACCTCATCAGCAACAAAGCGTGTAAAATAAGGAACTAAAGGATGGAGTCCTGAGTCAGTTGCCAAGGTAACCAATGCTCTTCTAAAAGGAATGGAGCCAGGCTTATTCAAAATCAgctcaattattttttcatagtaAAGCTGTAGAAAAAAGTCAAAAACAAAGCTCATTAATGTTGATCAGTAAATAAGAAACTACTTCAAAATAATGCATCCCATATGATTGTTTATACCTGAAGCTCCGTCGTTATTATATGTTTAACTGGTAATTTGACATCAACAGGAAGCGCATCATCCTTATATTCAATTTGTCTTATCTCAGAGGAAGCTGCAAGTAACATAACACAAGCAAAATTGTCAATTGTTGGAAAACCAAACTTTCTAATCATACACCTCCTGTTAACTGGAATGCAATAAAAAGGAGTGAAATCATATGGATGATAAAATACAAAATCCACGCTAGTTATAATCAATACTATAGCAGGTAGGATTAACAGGcagaaattaacaaaaaataatatgagCTATGCAATGAGGTTTGTTAAACCTAATATACTAAGGAGCACTTAAATCTACAAATTTACCTTCAAATGGAGCATTTTCAGGAATTGCAGGCTGCACACCTTCAATAGC
This portion of the Trifolium pratense cultivar HEN17-A07 linkage group LG3, ARS_RC_1.1, whole genome shotgun sequence genome encodes:
- the LOC123918952 gene encoding transcription initiation factor TFIID subunit 6-like, with product MSVIPKETIEVIAQTIGITNLSSDVALALAPDLEYRIREIMQESIKCMRHGMRTFLTADDVDAALALRNLEPIYGFASNDPPRFKRAPGHKDLFYIDDKDVDIKDLVEAPLPKAPLDTSITSHWLAIEGVQPAIPENAPFEASSEIRQIEYKDDALPVDVKLPVKHIITTELQLYYEKIIELILNKPGSIPFRRALVTLATDSGLHPLVPYFTRFVADEVARNLNNLNILSALMRLVRSLLRNPHIHIELYLHQLMPPIITCIVAKRIGNRLSDNHWELRDFSANLVALICKRFGHMYHNLQPRVTKTFLHSFLDPTKALPQHYGAIKGITALGSRLVRLLILPNLEPYMHLLEPEMQLEKQKNEIKRQEAWQVYGALLCAVGQNMHEKVKRFSSLLPPPTRATSIGNGKAMVAMPGVTGTMVPMNSMSVDNMQGSTSGYSPMMGVSNSNAGMSSTMGRQLSKEYNTSSSILAQAWKDDIDAGQLLPPVFELFGESLLSFIPKPESYVFL